One window of Triticum dicoccoides isolate Atlit2015 ecotype Zavitan chromosome 5A, WEW_v2.0, whole genome shotgun sequence genomic DNA carries:
- the LOC119300100 gene encoding uncharacterized protein LOC119300100: MGFEGLLKFPLLNKLNLKFSVWLLSKIDEIRRMIIIDESRQYKMSPKDVKNVFGIPCSGRRVLEKISDGKQGIVYLIRKRLGMEKKDGHSLKAAQKILEKQYRNPMSQEEIKVFKTAFIIFIVGHLLAPTSKHDYGTFAYWHALENTDDLQCWNWGEFVLDALCQAATRIKNELSNGSNISYITGCTLFLQVFYLDNADLGPMNMDHGIPRISIFNNDILKNMIQSDTKVMGERSEATFGKSLVSYHSLELAI, translated from the exons ATGGGGTTTGAAGGTTTACTGAAATTTCCCTTGCTGAACAAATTGAACTTGAAGTTTTCAGTGTGGTTACTGAGCAAAATTGATGAGATTAGACGTATGATAATTATAGATGAAAGTAGGCAGTACAAAATGAGCCCTAAAGATGTGAAAAACGTTTTCGGCATCCCATGCTCGGGAAGGAGGGTCCTAGAAAAGATTTCTGATGGCAAGCAGGGCATAGTTTATTTGATTAGGAAGCGTTTAGGCATGGAGAAGAAGGATGGTCATAGCCTCAAGGCTGCACAAAAAATACTAGAGAAGCAGTATAGGAACCCAATGTCACAAGAGGAAATAAAAGTGTTCAAGACAGCTTTTATCATCTTCATAGTTGGGCATCTACTTGCACCTACTAGCAAGCACGATTACGGCACCTTTGCGTATTGGCACGCACTAGAAAACACCGATGACTTACAGTGTTGGAACTGGGGAGAATTTGTCCTCGATGCACTTTGTCAAGCAGCAACGAGGATAAAGAATGAGTTGAGCAATGGGAGCAACATAAGCTACATAACAGGATGTACATTGTTCTTACAG GTTTTCTATCTGGACAATGCCGACCTTGGACCGATGAACATGGACCATGGTATTCCAAGGATATCAATATTCAACAATGATATACTGAAAAACATGATTCAGTCTGACACGAAAGTAATGGGCGAAAGATCTGAGGCTACATTCGGAAAATCGTTGGTTAGTTATCACTCTCTCGAATTGGCAATTTAG